CAAAGATGTGGATGCAAAGGACTTTGGCAAGATTATTCACACCATAGTCTTCCAAAAGGCCCATCAAGGTGCTAACTAAATTTTATTGAAGTTAAATGAAAAGCGCAAATATTTAGgaaatagttaatttaaagtttaaacacaAGTAAGCAAAAAATTGTGTTCAAGCAAATAAAGCACATTTttcgtttattaaaaaaaaaattagttttaacaatttacattttaatttgttttgtgaCCCCAGAATCTCTTTAAAAGTTAGGTGATCGACCTTagagatttttaatttattaatactcattattttaaaaattatgtttaataaaaaacagaaacatcttattcaaaatttaaatcaaaaactttATGACTCAGACTCATTAACATTATTTCAGTTATAGTTCCCGCAGGTTGCCGCCAAGGGCAACCTTTGCTATCTATTCTTTACTCTTTCGAGTGTTTACTTAGATGCCAATTTATAAAAGCATTTTCTGGTAGTAGTTGCACTTAAGCATACCGTTGCAATAATGCTATAAAAGCTATAAAAGCCTTTGTATGCTTCTAGTAGACCATCAGTTTGTTATAAGATGAAGCTTCAGCTCGCCCTTAGCGCTCTCTTTGTGATTTTGTGTGGCCTTGTCCAAGCCTATGATGGTGACGGACAACCGGGTTGCAAGTCCCAAGTCGAGCTAGATATAGGACTCTTTCGAAACAATTGGGATGCCACGTCGTACTGGAAGTGTGAGACACTTGACAAACCAGCCAGCGAATTGAAGTGCCCCAGCGAAACGGGATTCATGGATAGTCTCAAGAACTGTGTCAGCTGGGAGGAATGGGAGTGGGAGAAACCCGTGGCCCCGATCAGCGAAGCAGATTAATAACTAAACGCATATAGCAGGAAAATAGAACAGCAAAATGTGATTATTGATGttgttaaattgaaaataaaaaacttgcgTTAGGGGTGGTATACGCAGTAAAACAGATTCTTATGATACCGGTAGGAGCAGAAACAGGATTTAGTCGCGTGTGCGAAGCCCCCAAATCGATGTGCGACGTGTGCCCACAGTCGGGCGTGAAACCGAACTGTGAATGAACTTGTTGATGCCCATTTTGGGCATTTGTTTCTCAAGGACTTCCATTGCAGCGTCCGACAGCATCCCAAATATGTCCAAATAAGTCAGAGAGGCCATAGCCTTTAGTTCACTGCAAGCAAGAAGTAAGGgtagaaataaatgaaatgtggGCCAGAATAAACTTACATAAATCTTGTAGCCGGAATGAGATAACAACGGGAAACGGACAAATACTCCAGCATCTTAAACTTCATAATTGCTGTAATGGCTGCTGGGGTTAGGCTATTACAGTCCGATAGATCGAGTTCCAACAGCTGAGGGCATCGTTTTTGTAGCGATGCTACatctaaagaaaataatttaaattaatatggaTTGGGCTAGGAAAGACCTGATCGGGCACTACTCACGAGAGTCAAACAAAACACGTCGGCAGCCAGCGATATTAAGCCGAATAACATTGGGGGAGATGTGTGTGACCAACGCCGTTACAGCATCTGCACTTAGATCAGTCCACGATATGTTTAAGCTGCTTAGATTGGTCAGAGACTCCATCAGCAGGCGCACACTGTTGGCTGTTAAACCGCTGGTCATGGTCAGATTAACTGCCTCCAAAGCTTTATTTTTGGCGATTTCCGTGCAGATGCTATCATCGAGCTCAGTGTTTTCTaagcttattttttttagttggcGGCAGTGGGACAATAGTGTGAGAAGTGAACTTCGGTTAATAGAGGCCATGCTCAAGTCAAGATATTGCAGTCGCACCCTTAAGCCTGCCGATGATGGTGTGAAAGCTGGCTCCTGGATCTGTTTTTCAGGAATGAAATAAATCTGTTATACTCTTATGACAAGGTACTTACACTAGCCTGGGCCAGGCGTAATACCAGGACTCCTCGCCGCACAATTTGCTCGAGGGCGCCAGGGCGAATAGTCCGCAGACCCAGATCCAACCTTGTCCACAAGGTCTCATCACGGGAACAGCGGTTAAAGCGCCGACAAACGGTGGCCATTCGAAGTAGCGTCTTCTTCGGAAGCCACTTGAAAATGTCCAAGAGTATTTCGTCGGAGAGCCTTTCGAAGTAGTTTATCCCGCTGTTGATGTGGGCGCTCATGGCAGGGGTTCGGTACACAAAGAAGCTGTCCGAGGGCATAAGACGTGAAGTGATCTGTGCTGTCAAAGGCTTCTTTGCCTGTCGAACTTGTGCCAATCTGCTGGTGGAGGGTTGAAAGTTGAGCGGTGCCGCCGCCTCACTCTGGTTGTTGCAGGTGACTGCAGCTAGGGGGTTTCGCAAGCGCTTGCTGGGCGAATTCGAGTTACTGCCGCAGTCAGAAACCAACGTCGAGCGCTTTGCTTGGACCAGGGTCTGCAGCTTTTCGGCCGACTGGCGGGTCAGGGATAGTGCATCCTCTACAGTAATACTGTCCTGTGTGGTGTCCGCCGTGGATCCCAGGCTCAGGCGCTGAGTATGCTGGAGCTGGTGTGCCATGCGCGGCACATTTGCGTATGGAGTTGTCTCGTTGGAGTTGTCGTCGCTGGTGGCACTGGCACTGACTGCCAACGCCATGGCTGAGAGGGCTGAGGAACTGCTCTCCTCGGAGTCCAGCATTCCGATGCCCATTTCCTCCAGGGCCTCAAATGTTAGTGCAGAGGGCGATGAAGGGTGCTCGTAGTGGGACGACTTCGTGGCGGAAACTAGTGCGCCCACGGCCGATGCGGGGTTCTTACTGGTCGAGCGTTTTCTGCAATAGTCGGGGATTAATTATAAGTGCACAGCTGGATAGTGCTTCATCAGCACAGGGGCAGGGGTTAAGAACCCGCAATTGATAGGCACTTTGCTGACCCCGTTTGTCCAACTTGTGGGGGCGTGACGTCACGGGAGCAATTCACTAGCCACTTCTTTGCCAACAAAGGGATAAGAAATTACCTGGTGACAGGGCACagattttccatattttctgTACCTCTGTTCTTTCGACTGCTCATATTTTCACAaaattctctcttgttttccgcCGTAAAGACAAAATGTTCGCGCTATTTTTGCAGTGTTCAGAGTTGTCACCGGGTTCACATTTTAGtatataaattttggtataaatattgTGCATATATGATATCGTTATCGATATATGTCGGAGTTGCCAGACAGATGCTCCAATAAGTGCTACCGTGCTAACTAAGCTGAAAATTCCGAGGCATCTTACCCGAAACAAATAACAAAGGCAAAACAGTTTATATCAATTGTACTTCATCCATtattcaaaaaacaaaaaggctgGTTGTGATTGCTCCCGTCGACTGCATAATAAAAGGTGGGAAACGCGTAATAAGGGGCCACTGAACTTGGAACTCATCTTATGAACATATGTACTCACTCGACTTTCTTTGTTGCAGCTGGAGTCTAGCCCCGGAGATTTCTAAATGGTGAAAACAGTCTCGCGCCTGCCCCTTCCACCGGTCTTCCACGAGCACTATCAAGATGAGCATGCGCACACGTGCTTTGGTCTTCTCCACCTTCTTCGGCAGCTGCCTGGCTATCGGTCTCCTACTGGTCAGCATGACCAGTAACCACTGGGTGCGGGCCAGTCCCCGCCGCAACTCCTCGGCAGAGGCCAAGGGCGAGGTCAACTTCGGGCTCTTCTACGGCAATCAGCACCTGAATCCCGGATTTGGCGTGCGCACCTATTCGGTTGATG
This portion of the Drosophila takahashii strain IR98-3 E-12201 chromosome 3R, DtakHiC1v2, whole genome shotgun sequence genome encodes:
- the LOC108069710 gene encoding uncharacterized protein; its protein translation is MKLQLALSALFVILCGLVQAYDGDGQPGCKSQVELDIGLFRNNWDATSYWKCETLDKPASELKCPSETGFMDSLKNCVSWEEWEWEKPVAPISEAD
- the Skp2 gene encoding S-phase kinase-associated protein 2, with the protein product MSSRKNRGTENMENLCPVTRKRSTSKNPASAVGALVSATKSSHYEHPSSPSALTFEALEEMGIGMLDSEESSSSALSAMALAVSASATSDDNSNETTPYANVPRMAHQLQHTQRLSLGSTADTTQDSITVEDALSLTRQSAEKLQTLVQAKRSTLVSDCGSNSNSPSKRLRNPLAAVTCNNQSEAAAPLNFQPSTSRLAQVRQAKKPLTAQITSRLMPSDSFFVYRTPAMSAHINSGINYFERLSDEILLDIFKWLPKKTLLRMATVCRRFNRCSRDETLWTRLDLGLRTIRPGALEQIVRRGVLVLRLAQASIQEPAFTPSSAGLRVRLQYLDLSMASINRSSLLTLLSHCRQLKKISLENTELDDSICTEIAKNKALEAVNLTMTSGLTANSVRLLMESLTNLSSLNISWTDLSADAVTALVTHISPNVIRLNIAGCRRVLFDSHVASLQKRCPQLLELDLSDCNSLTPAAITAIMKFKMLEYLSVSRCYLIPATRFIELKAMASLTYLDIFGMLSDAAMEVLEKQMPKMGINKFIHSSVSRPTVGTRRTSIWGLRTRD